TTCAAGGCTGATCAGGCCACCAAAACCTTCCCGCGTTCCAACTGTAAACTCCGGCAAACCTTCGCTGATGGAACAAGTAAAAAGGTTAACTTGACGACTTTCGTTGCCAGTTCATCCGTCTCTACAACGAAAAACCGCCGCGCATTTCTGCGCAGCGGCTTGTTTTTTCTTTGGTTTTAACCGGTTCAGTTGGCCTGACGGCGCAGGAACGCAGGGATCTCGACCTTTTCCTGCTCGGGACCAGCCGCGGGGGCTTGATGCTGAACGGGCTGTTCGCTTTGCACCGGAGGCTGCGAGCGAGCAGTACCATCAGCTGCGCCCGAACCGGTCATCCGGTTGATCAGCGAGTTGATGCCAAAACGGGCTTTTTCATGCGCAGCCGGAGCCTCGGCATGAGGTGCAGGTGCTGCCGGTTGTGCTGGCTGACCTGCGCGCGGCTGGTTTTGCACAGCGGCTTGCAAGCGCGCCATCGCCTCAGGCGACGGAGTGCCAGGAGCGGCCGGTTTAGGGGCTACAAACTGTGCCACTGCGGGTTCCTCGACAAAACGGGGATCCACGGCTTCTTCTTCGCGCGACTGATAAACCGGCGGAGGCACATCGCCACCTGCGGTTTCAGCGGGGAAGCTGTTTCCCAGCTCGGCCTCTACTGGTGCAGCAGCTTCTGCTGGCTGCTCCATATGACCAAAGAGTGACGGTTCAACAGGAGCTTCAGCAACCTCAGTCTCCATCGGAGCCGGAGCTTCAGCATGGACAGGGGCCGCGTCAATCTCGGCGGCAGCGGCAACAGCAGCGGGCGCTTCAGCTTCCATCTTCTGCTCGACCTCGATCGGCGACTGAAGAGGCTGCGCCAGCGTACGACGCGGAACCGGGATGTCCAACGGAACCTCAGCGGCATCGATGCCAGTGGCCACAACGGACACGCGCATGGCACCATCAAGGCCGTCATCCAACGTCGAACCAACGATGATGTTGGCCTCGGGGTCGACTTCCTCGCGGATGCGGTTGGCTGCTTCGTCCAGTTCGAACAGGGTCAGGTCGTAACCGCCGGTGATGTTGATCAACACACCTTTCGCGCCACGCAGGCTGATTTCGTCCAGAAGCGGGTTGGCGATGGCTTTCTCGGCGGCTTGAACCGCGCGATCTTCGCCGGTGCTTTCGCCGGTGCCCATCATTGCCTTGCCCATCTCGTCCATCACGGCGCGAACATCAGCAAAGTCGAGGTTGATCAGACCGGGGCGAACCATCAGGTCCGTCACACCCTTAACACCTTGATAAAGAACATCATCTGCCATCGAGAACGCTTCGGTGAAGGTCGTCTTTTCGTTGGCCAGACGGAACAGGTTCTGGTTCGGAATGATGATCAGCGTGTCGACCATCTTCTGCAGGGCTTCGACACCGTCTTCCGCCTGCTTCATGCGCTTGGCGCCTTCGAACTGGAACGGCTTGGTGACAACACCAACGGTCAGCACACCCAGTTCGCGGGCGGCTTGTGCAATGATCGGGGCCGCACCGGTTCCGGTACCACCGCCCATACCAGCGGTGATGAAGCACATATGTGCGCCCGCCAGATGGTCTACGATCTGCTCAATGCTTTCTTCAGCCGCTGCTGCGCCAACCGTGGCACGGGCACCTGCGCCCAGACCTTCGGTGACCTTCACACCCATCTGGATGCGATCAGCTGCGCGCGAGTGCTGCAATGCCTGCGCGTCGGTGTTTGCGACTACAAATTCTACGCCCTCGAGTTCCTTCTCGATCATGTTGTTGACCGCGTTGCCACCAGCACCGCCTACGCCAAACACTGTGATACGAGGTTTCAACTCTTCCTGACCGGGCATGGTAAGGTTCAAAGTCATGATTTTTCCGCCTGTATAGGTCTGCGCCGCTTCGATGTGCCCCGAAGGCGGCTGGTATGTTGTTATCCCGACTGAATCGCCGGTAACTGCCTCTTTTTTTTCATAATAGCTTAAAACTGCATGGTTCGTCACGCCCAAAAGGGGCGATTCACCGCAAAATATTGAGAGAATCTAGAGGTTTTAAGCAGGATTTCGCCGAAGACACAGCATGTTGCGGTGCAGCGCGAGACTTACCAATTGTCCTTGAACCACCTGAACGCCCGGCGGAAGCTGCGCGCCGGATAGTTTTCCGACGGCATTTCGAAATCCCACCATTCGTCTTGCGGATGGGCGGCAAACAGACACAACCCGACGGCCGAGGCGAACCCCGCCCCTGTCGCCGCCTGCGGCAAACCCTGCACCCGCAACGGACGTCCGATGCGTACATTCTGACCAAGAATTTTCGGGGCAAGCCCGTCCAAACCTGGGATCTGGCTGCCTCCGCCTGTCAGAACGATGGACTGGCTGGGCAGGTGATCAAACCCGGCAGCATCAAGGCGCATCCGCACCTCTTCCAGAATTTCTTCGACACGCGGACGCATGATGCCGATCAACTCGGCCCGGCTGACCGTGCGACGGTCATGTTCCCAATCGCCCGTGTCGCCACCGATCTCGATCATCTCGCGATCATCCATGCCGGTCGCGACAACGCCCCCGTAAAAAGTTTTGATCCGCTCGGCCGTCGACAACGGCACATGCAGCCCTTTTGAAATGTCCGAGGTCACATGATCCCCGCCCAGACGTACGCTGTCGGCAAAAATCATGTGCTTTTTCATGAAGATCGAGATGCCAGTTGAACCGCCGCCAAGGTCGATACAGGCCGCGCCCAGCTCTTGTTCATCTTCGACCAATGCCGAAATGCCAGACACATAGGCCGAACTGGCCAGCCCCGCGACCTCGAGATCGCAGCGTTTGATGCAATAGAGCAGATTCTGAATGACAGCTGAATCGACAGTCAGAACATGCATATCGACCGCCAAACGGTTGCCGATCTGTCCACGCGGATCACCAAGGCCCGAGCGGTGATCCAATGCGAAGTTCACCGGCTGTGCGTGCAACACCTCGCGTCCGTCGCCAATGTCCGGCATGTCACAAGCAGCCAGCACACGGGCCACGTCGTCTTCGGTGACAGCGCGACCGTCAAGCGCGACCGCTCCGTCCAGCCCATAGCTGCGCGGGTTTGCACCCGAGAAACAGGCGATCACGTGGTCCACGCGAATGTTGGCCATCTTTTGCGCGGCTTGGACAGCGGTGCGAATGGCACGCTCGGTCTCGGCCATGGCGTCAATCTCGCCAAAGCGAACGCCGCGCGAACGGGTCGTTGCGGCACCAATCACGCGAAAGGCGCTTTGCCCAGCCAAAGACCCTACCCCGTCGCTGTCGCGGAACTGATCCGGTCCGTCAAAGCGCAGGATCAGGCAACCGACCTTTGCACTGCCGATATCCAGAATGGCAATCACGCCGCGTTGCATGGCGGCTTCGCGCATGGCCCGCATCGCGCGTTGCTGGCTGTAAATATCGGTCATTGGGAAACCTCTTCAATCTGAACCCCTTTGATGCGACGCAGCTCGTCCATGGCGGTGTCGCCAAGACGCAGCGTGGGTCGCTGGGGATTTCTCATATCAATCACACTAAGATCGCGACCAAACAGGTCTTGCGCCTGATGCAAAGCAATCACCTGCTCTAGTGCGGCCACCGGGTTTTCAGCGGGAAGCTGAATGCGTTGGTTGGTTTTCAGAACCACGTCCCAGCGACGTTCACCCACGCGGATCAATCCGCGCAATTCGCCGCGCAGCGGACCTGCAGTGTCAAGAATGGCACGTGCTTCGGACACAGCTTCGGCTGCCCCCTCTCCCGTGATCAAGGGCAGGTCCGAGCGCGCGTCGCGCTCCAGCAGGCTGGCCACGCGATGACCACCCGCGTCCAACATGTCGATGACACCACTGTGGCGCCACAGGATCACCGGCTGGCGTTCGGTCAGCGCGATTTCCAGCACGCCACCCGGCCGGATGCGCAGATCCGCATCTTCGATTACATCCAGTTTCATGATCTCAGTCCGCATCCGTTCCAGATCCAGATCGAAGCTCGAGATCGGGAAATCGATGGGTAGGATCTGACGCACGGCGTTGTCGACAACCGGGGTTGCGCCTTCGACCGCCATCAGCTTGACCATGAACTCGGGCCGTTCCTGAACCGAGCGCTTCACGTTGGTCAGCTTCTCGCCGATCGCGTACCGGTTGGTCGGGTTGGCCAGATACCAGCCCGCAGCCATCAAAATAATAAAGACCGGAAGCCCGACACGCAGGAAGGCGCGGAACACCGGCGTTAGCCACAGGCGATGGGCCTTATAGGCAAGACGAGACGGGGCTGGGTCGCGGCGCTGCGCCTCGGGTTTATTCTGCTGAGGCGCGGTCATCGGTTGCACGATGCGTCCTCCACCATCCATGCGCAGAACTTGCCAAAGCTCATCCCCTGATGCGCGCCCTGCTCGGGTGCCAGCGAGGTCGGCGTCATGCCGGGCTGCGTGTTGGTTTCCAGAATGATCAGCCCATCCAGACCGCGGGCTTCGTCCCAGCGGAAATCGGTGCGGCTGACACCACGACAGCCAAGGGCCTTATGCGCCCGTACCGCAAAGTCCAGACAGGCGGCCTCGATTTCGGCGGGGATGTTGGCGGGGATTTCGTGGCGCGAACCACCCTCGGCGTATTTCGCGTCATAGTCATACCAGCCATCTGTGATGATGTCGGTGACGCCAAGCGCACGATCCCCCATCACGGTGGTCGTCAGCTCGCGCCCCGGGGCATAGGTTTCGACCATCACTGTATCGGGCATGCTGTCGGCCAGCTTGGGTGGCGTATTTGCGCCCTCTTGCACGATGTAAATCCCGACCGAGCTGCCTTCATTATAGGGCTTCACCACATAGGGTGGTTCCATCACATGGCGGGTCTGAACGTCGTCCTTCTCGGCCAACACACTGGCAACCACGGGAAGACCCGCGGCGCGGAAAGTTTCCTTGGCGCGTTCCTTGTCCATCGCAAGCGAGGACGCCAGAACGCCCGAATGAGTATAGGGGATTTGCAGCCATTCCAGCAGGCCCTGCACGCAGCCATCTTCGCCCCAGCGTCCATGCAATGCGTTGAACACGACGTCAGGGGATTCGGCCTTCAGGCGCTCGGCCAGATCGGCGCCTGCGTCGATCTTTACGACCTCAAACCCCTCGCCGGCCAAGGCTTTGGCGCATTCCTCGCCCGAGCTAAGCGACACGTCGCGCTCGGCCGATGGACCGCCCATCAAAACCACAACTTTGCTGACGGAAGAACCCGACATAGCCTGTAATGCCTCGTACACGGCCGCAATGCGGCCAAAATGCCCTGCCGTTTCCGGCGTTAATCCCGTGTAACCACGGTGTCTGTCATGAGGCGTACCGCCCCGAACCGATCTGTCGCGCAGTTTTCTGCGTCTGTTTTTCGGCTTTCAGGGCCTGCCCGACCCCTCAATTTCCGGTCTTTTGACCGTGTCTTTTGCGTCTTTTTCGTCTCTTGGCGCCCGGTCTATTCTGCCGCCGGTTCGCCTATGCGCTTGATTTCCCATTGTAGCTTTATGCCGCTGTGTTCGTAAACCTTTTTTCTGACCTCTTCACCCAATCCTTCAAGGTCGGCAGCGGTCGCATCGCCGATGTTGGTCAGAAAGTTCGAATGCATCTGGTTCATCTGCGCGCCGCCCCGTGTCGCGCCCCGCATTCCGGCCTCGTCAATCACCTTCCATGCCTTCAATTCGTGGCTGTCATCCGCCCGGCCCGTCGAGCTGAAGCCCGCTGGATTACGGAAGGTCGACCCTGCGGTGCGGTCTTTCGTAGGCTGGGTTTCATCGCGCTTGGCAAGCTGGGCCTCCATCCGGGCGGCAAGCTTCTCGGGATCCCCGGACGGGCCTGTCAGGACGGCTTTCGTTATAACCCAACCGTCCGGCAGTTCGCTTTGGCGATACTGAAACTGCAAATCATCGGCAGTCAGCGTCACGCGCTCGCCGGCCCGTGTGAGGGCCGTCGCAGATTGAAAAACATCAGCAATATAAGAACCATAGCAGCCGGCGTTCATGCAGACTGCGCCACCGATCGCGCCCGGAATGGTGCGCAGGAAAGTCAAGTCCACGCCCTCGGCGGCCGCCTTTTTGGCAACCTGAGCGTCCAGCGCGGCGACGCCGGCCGTCACCGTCTGGCCGTCAATCTCGACCCCGTTGAACCCGCGTCCCATGCGGATCACGACGCCCCGGATGCCGCCATCACGCACGATCAGGTTCGAGCCGACGCCCATCGGAAAAACCGGGATATCTGCGTCCAGTTCAGACAGGAAATGCGCCAGATCGTCTTCGTCAGCGGGCATGAACAGCCAGTCGGCGGGGCCACCGACACGCAACCATGTCAGCCCAGCCAGCTCTTTGTCCGCCATCAGGCTGCCGCGAATGGTGATCTGATCAGGACGGGCCATGTGCTACCTCTTTCTCAACCAGCGCGTCAGGTAGATCACTGGCCAACGCAGGATCGACATCGCGCCCAGCATGACCAGAAGCCCTACCCACGGGCCGTTCTCGTAAATCACGTATCCCAATAGCGGAATGCCCACGGCAATCAAGACGTAAGCCACCCGCCAATGATGATCACGCGAGGGCGTCAGCGCGATCACCTGTGCCAATACAGCCCAAAGGCACACCAGGATCAGAGACAGCGTCATGCCCGGCCTACTGCCTTACGCGCCAGATACCACAAGGGTCGGCGGAACATGGA
The Aliiroseovarius pelagivivens DNA segment above includes these coding regions:
- the ftsZ gene encoding cell division protein FtsZ, producing MTLNLTMPGQEELKPRITVFGVGGAGGNAVNNMIEKELEGVEFVVANTDAQALQHSRAADRIQMGVKVTEGLGAGARATVGAAAAEESIEQIVDHLAGAHMCFITAGMGGGTGTGAAPIIAQAARELGVLTVGVVTKPFQFEGAKRMKQAEDGVEALQKMVDTLIIIPNQNLFRLANEKTTFTEAFSMADDVLYQGVKGVTDLMVRPGLINLDFADVRAVMDEMGKAMMGTGESTGEDRAVQAAEKAIANPLLDEISLRGAKGVLINITGGYDLTLFELDEAANRIREEVDPEANIIVGSTLDDGLDGAMRVSVVATGIDAAEVPLDIPVPRRTLAQPLQSPIEVEQKMEAEAPAAVAAAAEIDAAPVHAEAPAPMETEVAEAPVEPSLFGHMEQPAEAAAPVEAELGNSFPAETAGGDVPPPVYQSREEEAVDPRFVEEPAVAQFVAPKPAAPGTPSPEAMARLQAAVQNQPRAGQPAQPAAPAPHAEAPAAHEKARFGINSLINRMTGSGAADGTARSQPPVQSEQPVQHQAPAAGPEQEKVEIPAFLRRQAN
- the ftsA gene encoding cell division protein FtsA encodes the protein MTDIYSQQRAMRAMREAAMQRGVIAILDIGSAKVGCLILRFDGPDQFRDSDGVGSLAGQSAFRVIGAATTRSRGVRFGEIDAMAETERAIRTAVQAAQKMANIRVDHVIACFSGANPRSYGLDGAVALDGRAVTEDDVARVLAACDMPDIGDGREVLHAQPVNFALDHRSGLGDPRGQIGNRLAVDMHVLTVDSAVIQNLLYCIKRCDLEVAGLASSAYVSGISALVEDEQELGAACIDLGGGSTGISIFMKKHMIFADSVRLGGDHVTSDISKGLHVPLSTAERIKTFYGGVVATGMDDREMIEIGGDTGDWEHDRRTVSRAELIGIMRPRVEEILEEVRMRLDAAGFDHLPSQSIVLTGGGSQIPGLDGLAPKILGQNVRIGRPLRVQGLPQAATGAGFASAVGLCLFAAHPQDEWWDFEMPSENYPARSFRRAFRWFKDNW
- a CDS encoding cell division protein FtsQ/DivIB → MTAPQQNKPEAQRRDPAPSRLAYKAHRLWLTPVFRAFLRVGLPVFIILMAAGWYLANPTNRYAIGEKLTNVKRSVQERPEFMVKLMAVEGATPVVDNAVRQILPIDFPISSFDLDLERMRTEIMKLDVIEDADLRIRPGGVLEIALTERQPVILWRHSGVIDMLDAGGHRVASLLERDARSDLPLITGEGAAEAVSEARAILDTAGPLRGELRGLIRVGERRWDVVLKTNQRIQLPAENPVAALEQVIALHQAQDLFGRDLSVIDMRNPQRPTLRLGDTAMDELRRIKGVQIEEVSQ
- a CDS encoding D-alanine--D-alanine ligase, producing MSGSSVSKVVVLMGGPSAERDVSLSSGEECAKALAGEGFEVVKIDAGADLAERLKAESPDVVFNALHGRWGEDGCVQGLLEWLQIPYTHSGVLASSLAMDKERAKETFRAAGLPVVASVLAEKDDVQTRHVMEPPYVVKPYNEGSSVGIYIVQEGANTPPKLADSMPDTVMVETYAPGRELTTTVMGDRALGVTDIITDGWYDYDAKYAEGGSRHEIPANIPAEIEAACLDFAVRAHKALGCRGVSRTDFRWDEARGLDGLIILETNTQPGMTPTSLAPEQGAHQGMSFGKFCAWMVEDASCNR
- the murB gene encoding UDP-N-acetylmuramate dehydrogenase, translating into MARPDQITIRGSLMADKELAGLTWLRVGGPADWLFMPADEDDLAHFLSELDADIPVFPMGVGSNLIVRDGGIRGVVIRMGRGFNGVEIDGQTVTAGVAALDAQVAKKAAAEGVDLTFLRTIPGAIGGAVCMNAGCYGSYIADVFQSATALTRAGERVTLTADDLQFQYRQSELPDGWVITKAVLTGPSGDPEKLAARMEAQLAKRDETQPTKDRTAGSTFRNPAGFSSTGRADDSHELKAWKVIDEAGMRGATRGGAQMNQMHSNFLTNIGDATAADLEGLGEEVRKKVYEHSGIKLQWEIKRIGEPAAE
- a CDS encoding DUF2484 family protein, producing the protein MTLSLILVCLWAVLAQVIALTPSRDHHWRVAYVLIAVGIPLLGYVIYENGPWVGLLVMLGAMSILRWPVIYLTRWLRKR